The stretch of DNA CATCCGTTTTAGGATTTACACGTTGTTTTTTTTCATTCCATTTCTTTGGATCAACGTATAAATCTTTTATCGGTTCTTTATGTCTTTGGCCTTCGTGAGATAGCTCCAATAGTAAAACTACTTTTCCATCTTTAGCCCTTACATAATTATGTTTTGTGAACTTGTAGTTCATGGGACGAAAAATATTTTTTTTTCGTTCCGTTTTCGTGCCGAAAACTTTGGATTGTGCCGATATTTGTATCATTTTTTCCGTTCGTTTGAATATATAATTTATTGGCAACCAATTATATAAACGTTTTTAAACGAAAATTTGTGATCCAGTCAGGATTCGAACCTGAGACCTACTGCTTAGAAGGCAGTTGCTCTATCCAGCTGAGCTACTGGACCGATCCAAACTTTCTATTGCTAAAATAATTGTCGGGGTGGCAGGATTCGAACCTGCGACCTCCTGCTCCCAAAGCAGGCGCGATGACCGGGCTACGCTACACCCCGAGGTGTAAAAAATTCAAAAAAAGCGGAGAGACAGGGACTCGAACCCTGGCATCGGTTTCCCGATGACAGATTAGCAATCTGCTCCATTACCGCTCTGGCACCTCTCCTAACTCTTTCGAATTATATGTTTATCTACGTTAGATTGTGATCCAGTCAGGATTCGAACCTGAGACCTACTGCTTAGAAGGCAGTTGCTCTATCCAGCTGAGCTACTGGACCAATCCAAATTTTCTATTGCTAGAATAATTGTCGGGGTGGCAGGATTCGAACCTGCGACCTCCTGCTCCCAAAGCAGGCGCGATGACCGGGCTACGCTACACCCCGAATTCTCGTAGATAAATAAACTTATTTTTTAATGAACTACTGCGGAGAGACAGGGACTCGAACCCTGGCATCGGTTTCCCGATGACAGATTAGCAATCTGCTCCATTACCGCTCTGGCACCTCTCCTAACTTAGCTTCAAATAACAAGCGTTACTTGTTCTAAGCGGTTGCAAATATAGAACGGCTTTTCAGTTTACGCAAGTCTTTTTGAAAAAAAATTTAAAAATTTTGGTGTAATTTTGGCTCTACATTAGCTAAATTACAAGTAAAGAAATGAATGTTAAAGGATTAGTGTTTTTAGGAATTTTATCAATTTTTTCACTTTCCAGCTGCGGAAGTTCGAAAAACATTCCTCAAAAAGTCATTACGAAGATAATTCGTGATACAGTTATCGTAAATTCTAAAACTGACCAGTACGAAATGACTCGTGCGGCAAAACTAGAAAATTACAAAATCAATAGTGATAATTATCCTGCTGTGGGGCAAGACGAGCGTACAAGATTCCTAGTGTTGCATTATACAGCCTTAGATAACGAAACATCGATGCGCGTTTTAACGCAACAAGAAGTTAGTGCTCATTATCTAATCAATGACATCGACGATGATCAAATCCATTTATTAGTGGATGAAACAAAAAGAGCTTGGCACGCTGGAGTAAGCAAATGGAAAAATTTAGACAATTTAAATTTCACTTCTATTGGTATTGAAATAGTCAATCAAGGTTATACTACAAATGCTGGAGTAAAAACACACTATCCTTACCCTGAACATCAGTTTAAAAAAGTGGGTGCATTAACGCAAAACATTGTTAAACGCTACAATATCTTACCAATCAATGTGGTTGGACATTCTGATATTGCGCCTAGTCGTAAACACGATCCAGGTCCACTTTTCCCTTGGAAACGCTTATATGATGAATATGGCGTAGGTGCTTGGTACGAAGAAGCTGATAAACAAAACTTTATCACAACTGCTCCCTTTATTTTTGATGGCGAAATTGTAATTAAAGAATTTCAGACAGAATTAAAAAAGTATGGATATGATGTACAACCAACCGGAATTTGGGATGAGCAAACTAAAAAAGTGACACAAGCTTTTCAATATCACTTTAATCCGATCAAATATGATGGAATGTTAGATGTTGAAACATGGGCTATAATTAAAGCTTTAAACAAAAAATATAATCCGTAAATTTGAAGAGGCTGTCTCAAAAGACAGTCTCTTTTTTTTGTATTTTATCTGATGAATCTAATTTTGTAATTTAATAGTTCAAAATTGAATTAAATAAGCAAAAAATGTAAAAATGATGGTAAAATGAACTTTTTTCAGGTGATTTTCGCCATTTTCTTTAAGTTATGAGCAATAGCAAGTAAGCCGACTTCAATTTCGACTTTATCAACTCCTCTTAACATAAATCGTTTAAAGTTTTTGTTGTGTTTTATTTCGGCAAAAACTGGTTCAACATCGTGACATCTTTGTTTTCTGAGTTTGATACCTCTCACTGTATTGAGAAGTTTATATGCTTTTTCTCTTATTTTAGCCAGTTTGGGATTGCTCTCTGAAGAAGTAATTTGTCCTGATTTTTGATCTTTTCTGAAGTAATTGTATTTTACGTAAGGTTTTATCTTTTTTGATTTAAGCAAGTTATAATTTTCTTCTGAGCCATAGCCCGCATCGGCTACAAGCTCTTTTGGAGTTCTATGGTAATGCTGCTCAAAACCTGCTAAATGAGGTTTTAGAGTTTTTGTATCGGTTGGATTATGGTGAATAGAATAATGTAAAATATACTGTTTATTCGTGGAGATTTGCAGATTATAAGCGGGTTTTAGCTGACCATTTTTCATATGATCTTCTTTCATTCTCATAAATGTAGCATCTGTATCGGTCTTAGAGTAAGAATTTCTTTGTTGTAAAATCTCTTCTTGTTTTTTGTATTTTTCTAAATTCTTAGACCAATTTTTCTTTCCATAATTGAGCTTTTGACGAATCTTTGATGGGATTTTTTTATCTTTCAAAACTTCATTTATCTTATCAATTGTTTGTGTGACTTTTTCAGAATCGATTTCTTTAAATTCAATATTTTCTGTGTTTTGAAGCTCTTCTTTTGCTACACTTTCTGCGTAATTCCATAAGTCTTCTAACTGCTCAGAAATTCTAGCTTTGTGTTTTTTAATCGCTCTTCCCCAAACGAATGTATAGCGATTAGCGTTTGCCTCAATCTTAGTCCCATCAACAAAAGTGGTTGTTAAACTAACGATTCCTTCTTTTTCTAAAAGCAAGACTATTTGAGTGAATATAGATTTCAGTTTACCTTTTAATCGCTCGCTACGAAAGCGATTTATCGTATTATGGTCAGGACGATTCATTCCAGAAAGCCACATAAAATGAATATTTTCTTTCAGTGCTTGTTCTAATTTACGGCTTGAATAAATATTACTTAGGTAGCCATAAATCAACACTTTCAGAAGCATTTTTGGGTGATAAGATGATGTTCCATATGGTTTATAGCTATTAATAAGATTTTTAATTGCTAAACCATCTATTATATTGGAAATAACTCTAACAGGATGCTTTTCTTCTATCAACTCCGATAAATTTGGAGGAAAAAGCAAATTTTCTTTGGGATTGTAATCTTTAAAGACTATTTTCGAACTAGTATACACACAGCAATTTAATAAAATTGCACCAATTGGGAAAGCTTAGGCTTTCCTTTTTTCTTAAAAAAAAGCTGTCTCACTTTTGAGACAGCCTCTTTTTTTATACAAACAACACAACAACAAAAAATGTCAAGTTACATTTACATCAAAAATTTTTATCTTGAAGAGATCCAAACAATCGCTCAAGAATATTTTAACGCCAATTACAACGAAGATTCTCAACTGACAGCTGAGATTTTAATGAAAAATTCAAGAACGCACTTTATTCAATTCAATGAAGACTTAGCCATTGAAGAATTGCTCGATTAGATCAATACTTTTCATTTAAACACTCCAACCAATGAACGTACTACCATCATAGAAGGTTACCTTACCATGCCTTCTGTCGAATATAAGTTTTATTATATCGAAAATGATCTATACGCCATCACATCGAACCAACAAACGTATAAAATTGAAGAGCTGGAAGAATTAATACCTGTTGAACCACATGGTATAGCCTACGCAAAGACCAATATTCCAGCTAAGAATATGCATTCTATGGGAAAAGTACAATTTTACGTACCAAAAAAGAAATGGTGGAAATTATGGTAAAGCAAATGAATTAACACAGAATATATATGAAAAATGAGTTGACTTTAATGTTGTTCCTTTGCATGATTTCATTCACACGAGCGCAATTAAGCCACACAACTTATGAAAATAATGCAACTGGATCGAAATTGATTTTATCTGCTAACGGCTATTTCCAATACAAAACTTTTGATGGTTTGTTCTATCAATATTTAAGAGGAAAATGGTCAATGGAAAACCAAAACTTAATTCTTTCCGAATCCTATTTTGGTGAACAATCTGAAAATAAACATTTTATTTACAAAGCACCAAAATTTGAATATACCATTGGAAAAAGAAGAACAACTTTTAAAATCAATGAAAATCAATTAATTTTAACCCATCAAGAAATAATGCCTACAAATGCTGGCTTTCAAGCCAATTTGGATGAACAATTTCTTTTGATTAAAGAATAATTTAAGATGAAAATAAACCAATTAGTACCAATTATTTGGACAAAAGATATTCACGCGACAACGACTTTCTACAAAAAGTTAGGATTCAAAATCAATGATGAAAACGATGAATTAGTGTGGACAAACATGACAAATGGGGATATCGAAATCAATATCGCTAATCCTGAAGCGGCTGCTGATTTCAAAAAACCTCAATTTACAGGAACATTATATTTTAATGTTGAAAATGCGGATGAAGCGTGGGAAGAATTAAAACACAACAAAGTGGTTTACGAAATCGAAACATTTGATTGGGGAATGCGCGAATTTGCCATCGAAGATAACAACGGATACATCTTACAATTCGGTGAAGAAATCGAATTTGATTACGGAGACGAAGATTAATCCAGAATAAAAATAATAGTAATCGTATTCTTTCCTACATTTGGAGCGAATACGATTTTTTTATGAATAAGAATTACACAGCCGACCAACGTTTCGATAAAATAGATTTTACAATTTCTCCTCTATCTTTCGGCGATTTTGAACAATGTCAATTTTCTCATTGTAATTTCAATGGAGTTGATTTAAATGATTTTAATTTTATCAATTGCGAATTTATGGAGTGTAATTTGAGCTTAGCACAAATCAATGGAACTACATTTCAAGATGTGAATTTCGAGAATTGTAAAATGGTAGGCTTCAATTTAGAAGCTTGTAATAAATTTGGTTTAAAAGTCAAGTTCAATCATTGTGTTCTGAATAATTCTTCTTTCTATGAAGTTCAACTTCCAAAATCTCATTTTAAAGATTGTGCGTTAGAAAATGTAGATTTCGCTTACGCTGATTTTTCACAAGCTTATTTCGAAAATTGTAACTTGAAAAATGCTATATTCGATCAAACCAATTTAGAAAAAGCGAATCTTACCTCATCGTATAACTTTTCTATCAATCCGACGCAAAACAAAATCAAAAACGCTAAATTTTCTCGAGAAAATTGTTTGGGTCTATTGGATATTTTTAACGTAAAAATCGAATAATATTCGTGTTTATAAGTCTTTTTATTTTAACGCTTTCAAGGTTTTAAAAAACGATTATAAAAACTTAAATTGCCCGTCTATCCCCTATTTTAGCAGGTTTTTGCTAAGATTTTAATTATTAATCATTTATATGTTAGACGGTTCAAAAATTTCATCCATTTTACAACGTTCACCAAGTGTGGATTTGCTAAAAATGCGAAATAGAGAATTGATTTTAGTCTTTTTGGCGGATCAATTCGCAGAGAAACATCGCATTTTATCTTCAGAGATTATACATTCTCGTTTAACGGATTATTTGGAATATCGTCAAGTTGAAAATGACGAAGAAACAGACATTCAGGTTTTTGATTCATACGAATTAAAGGCTAAAAAATACATTACCGATTGGACCAATCGTGGCTTTTTATCCAACTTTCAAACCGAAAATGGAGAAGTTTTTTACGAACTTTCTTCCCATACAAGTAAAACCTTGGATTGGATCAACAGTTTAGATAAAGACGAATATGTCGGAACGGAATCGAAATTCAAAACCATAGTAACGCAACTTAAAGAATTGGTCGAATTATCAAACGATAACAAAGAACAACGTTTGGCTATTCTAGAAGAACGTAAAAAAGAAATCGAGCAAGAAATGATGCACCTACGTTTGGGTGAATCGTTAAAAGTATACGAAGATTTCGAGATTATTCCACGTGTTAATCAAATTACTCAAGCGGCAAAAGAATTACTTTCTGACTTTAAAGAAGTAGAAGATAATTTCAAAACCATTACGAAAGAAATTTACCAACGTCATAATGAAGGAACGTTGTCTAAATCAGAGATTTTAGATTACACTTTTAATTCATTGGATGCTTTGAAAGAAAGTCCACAAGGAAAAAGCTTTTATGCATTCTGGAATTTCTTGTTAAACCCTTCGCTTCAAACCGAATGGGATAAACTGACGCAAGAATTGTACGCTACGCTATCTCAAAAAGAAATTGAAATTCAGGATGCTTATCTAAAAAATATGAAAAAGCATCTGCACGCAGCAGGACAAAAAGTGTACAAAGCCAACGATAAAATGGCGGATAAACTGAGTAAAGTAATTCGTGAAACTCAAGTTTCCAATGCAAAAGCCACAAAGAAAACTATTCAGGACATCAAAAAATCATTGATTAAAATTAGTCAACAAAAAGAATCGCCTGATATTTCGTTAATGGTAGATGATGGCATTAATATCCATTTGCCTTTTGACCGTAAATTAACGATGGAACAAACCCAAGAAGTAATTTATGATGTACGACCAAAAGTGGCTGAATCGGACATTTCGAAATCTGAACATTTAGAAAAGATTTTCAATAAATACGCAATTGATAAACAAATAATTCGAGATCGAATCAACGAACAGTTAGCGATGAATTCTGAATTAGATTTAAATCAAATCATTGAAAATTCAGGTGGATTACAAAAAGGTTTACCCGAACTTTTTGCTTTTATCGCGTTAAGTAATGAGTACAATCACGACAAAAACGATGCAGAATTACAAGAAATTGTATTCAACAAAACAGAACAAAAATCAATACAAATTCCTACAATTACCTTAAAGCATGAGTAATTTAGAACAACATATCAAACCCTATTCTAAAGCGATTGTAAAGCTTTTAAAACAGCCGATAGAGAATCATCAATCCCTTTGGCAAGATGTTTTAAACTACCAAGTGGAGATTCAAAATTACTTGAATTTAATTGGATTAGAATTAGTGGTAAAAAAAGACGAAGGATTTGCTTATTTACGCGAATTAGAAGATCGTGAAGGCAATACTTTAGGTCTGGTTTCGAAACGTAAAATTGGATTCGAAGCTTCGATTATCTTAGTGGTTTTACGCCAAAGTTTAGAAGAGTTCGATCAAAATCCTACGCAATTTGATGTAAGTGAGAAATTCATTACACATCAAGAAATCAAAGAAGAAGTCGAATTATTCTTACCCGAAACCTACAACAAAGTCAAGCTTATAAAAGATTTAGATCTAAACATTCGTCGAATTGTGGATTTAGGCTATTTAAAAGAAATTGATAAAAACGAATTTGAAACCAAATATCAAATTCATCGCATCATCAAAGAAAAAGTGACGTTGGACCAATTACATGAATTTAAAAACAAATTAGAGGAATATGTTGAATCTATTTAGTACAACTTCCGAAGAATCGGGATACAGACTGCAATACATGGAAGTTTTCAACTGGGGAACTTTCACCGATCGCATATTCCGAATTCAGCCTGAAGGGAATAATTCGCTGTTAACGGGAGCCAATGCTTCTGGAAAAAGTACGTTTATTGATGCACTTTTAACCTTGTTGGTTCCGGCAAAAAAAGACCGTTTTTATAACCAATCTTCTGGTGTCGATAAAAAAGGTGACCGTACGGAAGAGACCTATGTGTTAGGAAATTATGCCCATATTCAACGTGAAGGTGATTTGGGTACGATGACAAAATCGTTGCGTGATAAAAACACGTATTCGATCATTTTAGCACATTTTGATAACAAAGACGGAAAGAAAATTACGATTTTCCAAGTTCGTTGGTTTTCGGGTGATGAGTTAAAACGTACGTTTGGAATTGCGCACATTCCTTTATTAATCGAAAACGACTTTTCTCATTTCGATCAAAAAGGAAACTGGAAAAAAACATTAGATAAAAAATACAATTCAAATTCGACAAAGAAAAAAATCGAATTGATGGACGGTCCGATTGCTTATGGTGATCGTATTGCAGATTTATTCGGAATGAAATCTTCCAAATCATTGACGCTTTTCAATCAAGTGGTTGGTGTAAAGGTTTTGGAAGATTTAGACGAATTTATTCGTACCAATATGTTGGAAGAATGGAACGCTGAAGCTGAATTTTTACAGCTGAAAGAAAGTTTCAACACGTTAATGGAAGCCAAAATTAATATTGAGAAGGTCAAAGATCAAATCAAGTATTTGGAACCAATTAACGATCACGCTAATAAAATTATTGATTTAAGTGCAAAACTTGAAACTTTAACTCATTCCAAAGAAACGGCGGTTTATTGGTTTGCTCAAAAAGGTTTACACTTAGCGCAAGAAGAATTAACGAAAGCCAATACTTCTTTCCAAGGATTTCAGCAAGAGTTGGAAAAATTAAAAGAAAAAGAAGCGTCGTTAAAAAATCAAGAAACGAATTTAACGGTTCAAATAAAATCAGATGATATTGGAAAACAGTTGGAACAAATCAAAATTGATTTGGCTCAATTGGAAAAATCAAAAGCTGCAATTGAAGAAAAACGTCAATCGTATAATACTTTGATTCAGATTTTAGGTTTAATTGAAAATCCAACTCCGGAAGAATTTAATCAAAACATCACGCGTATTGCAGAAATAAAAAATGAAAGCAATACGAATGTTGAAGTTTTACACGAAGAAATTCGTCAATTAAAGAATCAAGCGGATCAAATCAAAGCGGAAATTACGCAAGCACAAGAAACGATTGATTTTTTAACGAAACATCAAAATAACATTACAGGAACAATTGCGACGGTTCGTGATGAAATTGTACAACTTACCAATGCGACACAAGCTGAGATTCCTTTTGTTGCCGAATTGATTAAAGTTAAAAATCCAACTTGGGAAACAGCAATTGAACAAATATTAAATCAATTTGCGCATCAAATTGTAGTTCCTGAAAAATATTTGACAGAGGTCGAAAAATACATTCAATCCAATCAATTAGAAGCTTTTGTTCAGATTTTAGCGTACAAAGGATTTACATCGATGGAAGGTTTGAAATCTGCTGTTGCTGAAAATCATCTAGTAAATCAGTTAGAATTTAAAACGGAAAGCATTTACGCCAAATGGATCAAAGAATCAATAGAAGAACAATTTGATTTTGTTTGTTCAGATGAAATAATTGCGAATTCAAATACCATTTTAGCGGACGGAACAATAGTTTTTGCGAATGGAAATATCCAAAAAGATGGAAGAACTGAAACTAAACGAAAGGAAAACTTTGTTTTAGGTTGGGAAAATACCTCTAAAATTCAAGCGATTTATCAAGATTTAAAAGAGTTTGAAGCAGAATTTGAAGCGATTGAAATTCAAATCAAAGAAACTCAAAATAAAATTCAGTTTATTGATCAAATCAAAGAAACAATCTCAAAAGTAGAAAATACATTTACTTCTTATACAATTATCGAATCGAAAGAAATTGAAGAAGAAATTGTGCAAAAACAACATCTGATTGAAGTTTTAAATTCAGGTTCTAATCGTACGGAAGGTTTACAAAACGAATTAGAAAAAGTTCAGGCTACGTTGAAATTGTTATCGGAAAAAGAGATTCATAATTTAAACCGTGAAACCTTTAAAGTGGAGACTCAAATTCAACAGATTCAAAAAGAAATCAAACGCAACGAAGATATTTTGAAAGCATTGGATGTGGTTTCTATTGAAGAATTTGAGGAAAAACACCAGGATTTATTAGCGATTGATTATTTCTCTATTAAGCTGAAACAAACGGAATTCCAAAAAGAATTAGAAACGCAAATCAAAAGTTTTGATTATTCAAAACGATTAGCGGAAGATAAAATCAAGCAGAAAATCAACGAATTCAAAAATCCAAAAGAAGATATTATTTTAAAATACAAGGATTGGCGTTCTGATGCTTCTGCTCTACCCGATTCGACTCACTTAGAATTGGTTTCGGAATACCAAGAATTCTATCAGCGATTAAGCGAAGATAATTTACCACGTTTCGAAACGAAATTTGAATCGTATTTACAAGAAACCATCATCAATAAAATTGGAGATTTCCGAATGTTCTTCGAGAATTGGTCAGAAAACATTCAAGAAAATATTGGATTATTAAACGAATCACTTGCGGAAATTGATTACAATACCAAAGAATATACAACTTTCATTCAATTGGTTGCGAATCCACATTATGTAGCGGAAATCCAAGATTTCAAAGCATTATTGAATCGTGCGATTGCCAATGGAAATGACGCGTTGATGTTATTTGAGGAAAAACGTGACCATTTTAACGATCATATTGCGCCTTTAATCAAGAAATT from Faecalibacter sp. LW9 encodes:
- a CDS encoding DUF4194 domain-containing protein; protein product: MSNLEQHIKPYSKAIVKLLKQPIENHQSLWQDVLNYQVEIQNYLNLIGLELVVKKDEGFAYLRELEDREGNTLGLVSKRKIGFEASIILVVLRQSLEEFDQNPTQFDVSEKFITHQEIKEEVELFLPETYNKVKLIKDLDLNIRRIVDLGYLKEIDKNEFETKYQIHRIIKEKVTLDQLHEFKNKLEEYVESI
- a CDS encoding ATP-binding protein produces the protein MLNLFSTTSEESGYRLQYMEVFNWGTFTDRIFRIQPEGNNSLLTGANASGKSTFIDALLTLLVPAKKDRFYNQSSGVDKKGDRTEETYVLGNYAHIQREGDLGTMTKSLRDKNTYSIILAHFDNKDGKKITIFQVRWFSGDELKRTFGIAHIPLLIENDFSHFDQKGNWKKTLDKKYNSNSTKKKIELMDGPIAYGDRIADLFGMKSSKSLTLFNQVVGVKVLEDLDEFIRTNMLEEWNAEAEFLQLKESFNTLMEAKINIEKVKDQIKYLEPINDHANKIIDLSAKLETLTHSKETAVYWFAQKGLHLAQEELTKANTSFQGFQQELEKLKEKEASLKNQETNLTVQIKSDDIGKQLEQIKIDLAQLEKSKAAIEEKRQSYNTLIQILGLIENPTPEEFNQNITRIAEIKNESNTNVEVLHEEIRQLKNQADQIKAEITQAQETIDFLTKHQNNITGTIATVRDEIVQLTNATQAEIPFVAELIKVKNPTWETAIEQILNQFAHQIVVPEKYLTEVEKYIQSNQLEAFVQILAYKGFTSMEGLKSAVAENHLVNQLEFKTESIYAKWIKESIEEQFDFVCSDEIIANSNTILADGTIVFANGNIQKDGRTETKRKENFVLGWENTSKIQAIYQDLKEFEAEFEAIEIQIKETQNKIQFIDQIKETISKVENTFTSYTIIESKEIEEEIVQKQHLIEVLNSGSNRTEGLQNELEKVQATLKLLSEKEIHNLNRETFKVETQIQQIQKEIKRNEDILKALDVVSIEEFEEKHQDLLAIDYFSIKLKQTEFQKELETQIKSFDYSKRLAEDKIKQKINEFKNPKEDIILKYKDWRSDASALPDSTHLELVSEYQEFYQRLSEDNLPRFETKFESYLQETIINKIGDFRMFFENWSENIQENIGLLNESLAEIDYNTKEYTTFIQLVANPHYVAEIQDFKALLNRAIANGNDALMLFEEKRDHFNDHIAPLIKKLNKEEWRSKVMDVRYWFNYKAEEFRRDTTEKVKTYEHMGALSGGEKAQLTYTILGSAIAYQFGLMRKDKANTFRFIAIDEAFKAQDEDKAKYLLRLCEQLNLQLLVVTPADNIHIVEDHISFVHYVERKEEKYSWLYDMPITQYKAQKELFDVMA
- a CDS encoding N-acetylmuramoyl-L-alanine amidase; its protein translation is MNVKGLVFLGILSIFSLSSCGSSKNIPQKVITKIIRDTVIVNSKTDQYEMTRAAKLENYKINSDNYPAVGQDERTRFLVLHYTALDNETSMRVLTQQEVSAHYLINDIDDDQIHLLVDETKRAWHAGVSKWKNLDNLNFTSIGIEIVNQGYTTNAGVKTHYPYPEHQFKKVGALTQNIVKRYNILPINVVGHSDIAPSRKHDPGPLFPWKRLYDEYGVGAWYEEADKQNFITTAPFIFDGEIVIKEFQTELKKYGYDVQPTGIWDEQTKKVTQAFQYHFNPIKYDGMLDVETWAIIKALNKKYNP
- a CDS encoding VOC family protein; this encodes MKINQLVPIIWTKDIHATTTFYKKLGFKINDENDELVWTNMTNGDIEINIANPEAAADFKKPQFTGTLYFNVENADEAWEELKHNKVVYEIETFDWGMREFAIEDNNGYILQFGEEIEFDYGDED
- a CDS encoding DUF3375 domain-containing protein, translating into MLDGSKISSILQRSPSVDLLKMRNRELILVFLADQFAEKHRILSSEIIHSRLTDYLEYRQVENDEETDIQVFDSYELKAKKYITDWTNRGFLSNFQTENGEVFYELSSHTSKTLDWINSLDKDEYVGTESKFKTIVTQLKELVELSNDNKEQRLAILEERKKEIEQEMMHLRLGESLKVYEDFEIIPRVNQITQAAKELLSDFKEVEDNFKTITKEIYQRHNEGTLSKSEILDYTFNSLDALKESPQGKSFYAFWNFLLNPSLQTEWDKLTQELYATLSQKEIEIQDAYLKNMKKHLHAAGQKVYKANDKMADKLSKVIRETQVSNAKATKKTIQDIKKSLIKISQQKESPDISLMVDDGINIHLPFDRKLTMEQTQEVIYDVRPKVAESDISKSEHLEKIFNKYAIDKQIIRDRINEQLAMNSELDLNQIIENSGGLQKGLPELFAFIALSNEYNHDKNDAELQEIVFNKTEQKSIQIPTITLKHE
- a CDS encoding pentapeptide repeat-containing protein, encoding MNKNYTADQRFDKIDFTISPLSFGDFEQCQFSHCNFNGVDLNDFNFINCEFMECNLSLAQINGTTFQDVNFENCKMVGFNLEACNKFGLKVKFNHCVLNNSSFYEVQLPKSHFKDCALENVDFAYADFSQAYFENCNLKNAIFDQTNLEKANLTSSYNFSINPTQNKIKNAKFSRENCLGLLDIFNVKIE
- a CDS encoding IS1182 family transposase, with translation MYTSSKIVFKDYNPKENLLFPPNLSELIEEKHPVRVISNIIDGLAIKNLINSYKPYGTSSYHPKMLLKVLIYGYLSNIYSSRKLEQALKENIHFMWLSGMNRPDHNTINRFRSERLKGKLKSIFTQIVLLLEKEGIVSLTTTFVDGTKIEANANRYTFVWGRAIKKHKARISEQLEDLWNYAESVAKEELQNTENIEFKEIDSEKVTQTIDKINEVLKDKKIPSKIRQKLNYGKKNWSKNLEKYKKQEEILQQRNSYSKTDTDATFMRMKEDHMKNGQLKPAYNLQISTNKQYILHYSIHHNPTDTKTLKPHLAGFEQHYHRTPKELVADAGYGSEENYNLLKSKKIKPYVKYNYFRKDQKSGQITSSESNPKLAKIREKAYKLLNTVRGIKLRKQRCHDVEPVFAEIKHNKNFKRFMLRGVDKVEIEVGLLAIAHNLKKMAKIT